Proteins from one Caulobacter sp. X genomic window:
- the xth gene encoding exodeoxyribonuclease III: protein MRIATWNVNSVNARLERVLGWFEAEAPDVAVLQEIKCVDEKFPAEDFERLGYNVVVHGQKTYNGVALLSKHPVEDVRKGLPFLSEDEVDEQARYVEAVIGAPTPFRVAGIYLPNGNPIGTEKFDYKLAWMRRLHAHAQGLLAFEEPLVIAGDYNVIPEAQDVANPEAWLGDALFRPESRAAFRALKNLGLTDAYMQADGAPGGYTFWDYQAGAWQRNLGIRIDHLLLSPQAADRLESVVIHRDERDKEKPSDHVPVVGHFRI, encoded by the coding sequence ATGCGCATCGCCACCTGGAACGTCAATTCGGTCAACGCCCGCCTGGAGCGCGTGCTCGGCTGGTTCGAGGCCGAAGCGCCCGACGTCGCGGTGCTGCAGGAGATCAAGTGCGTCGACGAGAAGTTCCCGGCCGAAGACTTCGAGCGCCTGGGCTACAACGTCGTCGTCCACGGTCAGAAGACCTATAACGGCGTCGCGCTGCTCTCGAAGCACCCTGTCGAGGACGTTCGCAAGGGCCTGCCCTTCCTGTCCGAGGACGAGGTCGACGAACAGGCCCGTTATGTCGAGGCGGTGATTGGCGCGCCGACGCCCTTCCGGGTCGCCGGCATCTACTTGCCCAACGGCAATCCGATCGGCACCGAGAAGTTCGACTACAAGCTGGCGTGGATGCGGCGCCTCCACGCCCACGCTCAAGGCCTTCTTGCCTTCGAGGAGCCGCTGGTGATCGCCGGCGACTACAACGTCATCCCCGAGGCGCAGGACGTCGCCAATCCCGAGGCCTGGCTAGGCGACGCCCTGTTCCGCCCCGAGAGCCGCGCCGCCTTCCGCGCCCTGAAGAACCTTGGCCTCACCGACGCCTACATGCAGGCCGACGGCGCGCCGGGCGGATACACCTTTTGGGACTACCAGGCCGGCGCCTGGCAGCGGAACCTGGGCATCCGCATCGACCACCTGCTGCTGTCGCCCCAGGCCGCCGATCGGCTGGAAAGCGTGGTCATCCACCGCGACGAGCGCGACAAGGAAAAGCCGTCCGACCACGTTCCGGTCGTGGGCCACTTCCGGATTTGA
- the erpA gene encoding iron-sulfur cluster insertion protein ErpA, with protein MTQTDLTLSENAARRIKAIGESEGRPLMLRIAVDGGGCSGFQYRFDLVDSVEEDDLKIERDGAAALVDVVSLALLKGSEIDFVDELAGAEFRVRNPNAKSSCGCGVSFSI; from the coding sequence ATGACCCAAACAGACTTAACGCTTTCCGAAAACGCCGCTCGTCGGATCAAGGCCATTGGCGAGAGCGAGGGCCGCCCGCTGATGCTGCGCATCGCGGTGGACGGCGGCGGTTGCTCGGGCTTCCAGTACCGCTTCGACCTGGTCGACTCCGTCGAGGAGGACGACCTGAAGATCGAGCGCGACGGGGCCGCGGCCCTTGTGGACGTCGTCTCCCTGGCCCTGCTGAAGGGCTCTGAGATCGACTTCGTCGATGAACTGGCCGGCGCGGAGTTCCGGGTCCGCAACCCCAACGCCAAGTCCAGTTGCGGCTGCGGCGTCAGCTTCTCGATCTAG
- a CDS encoding deoxyguanosinetriphosphate triphosphohydrolase: MSQVPYFVPRAPYAEDPFKSKGRRFKEDESRTRTPFARDRDRIIHTSAFRRLKEKTQVFVAHEGDNFRTRLTHSLEVAQVARSLATALGLDSDLAETIALGHDLGHPPFGHAGEDELEIQMRDYGGFDHNVQTFRVVTELEHRYPDFLGLNLTWETLEGIIKHNGPVTNKLGKPSWKAISKYDNEYELGLDSWASAEAQVAALADDIAYNNHDVDDGVTAGLFTLDELMDVPLIGPILFAVKSERPDLDPRLTHLEAIRRMIGAMIDDVMGETLQRAAATGVQSADDVRALDHALVAFSPDMAEDLARLRSFLYERMYRHWRVNRTRSQARRILGEMFALFLKEPEVLPTYWFAKSQNRDEAGRARVVCDYIAGMTDRFAIEEHRKLFHLDVWN; encoded by the coding sequence ATGTCTCAGGTCCCGTACTTCGTCCCGCGCGCGCCGTACGCCGAAGATCCGTTCAAGTCGAAGGGCCGTCGGTTCAAGGAAGACGAGAGCCGCACCCGGACGCCGTTCGCCCGCGACCGCGACCGCATCATCCACACCTCGGCCTTCCGCCGCCTGAAGGAGAAGACCCAGGTCTTCGTGGCGCACGAGGGCGACAACTTCCGCACGCGCCTGACCCACTCGCTGGAAGTGGCGCAGGTGGCGCGCTCGCTGGCGACGGCCCTGGGCCTCGACAGCGACCTGGCCGAGACCATCGCGCTGGGCCACGACCTGGGCCATCCGCCGTTCGGCCACGCCGGCGAGGACGAGCTCGAGATCCAGATGCGCGACTACGGCGGCTTCGACCACAACGTCCAGACGTTCCGGGTTGTGACGGAGCTGGAGCATCGCTATCCGGACTTCCTCGGTTTGAACCTGACCTGGGAGACCCTGGAAGGGATCATCAAGCACAACGGCCCGGTGACCAACAAGCTGGGCAAGCCGTCCTGGAAGGCGATCTCCAAGTACGACAACGAGTATGAGCTGGGCCTGGACAGCTGGGCCTCGGCCGAGGCGCAGGTCGCGGCCCTGGCCGACGACATCGCCTACAACAACCACGACGTGGACGACGGCGTCACCGCTGGCCTCTTCACCCTGGACGAGCTGATGGACGTGCCGCTGATCGGCCCGATCCTGTTCGCGGTGAAGAGCGAGCGCCCCGACCTCGACCCGCGCCTGACCCATCTGGAAGCGATCAGGCGAATGATCGGTGCCATGATCGACGACGTGATGGGCGAGACCCTACAGCGCGCCGCCGCCACCGGCGTCCAATCGGCCGACGACGTGCGGGCCCTGGACCATGCGTTGGTCGCCTTCTCGCCGGACATGGCCGAGGACCTGGCCCGCCTGCGCTCGTTCCTCTACGAGCGGATGTACCGCCACTGGCGCGTCAACCGCACGCGCAGCCAGGCTCGCCGTATTCTCGGCGAAATGTTCGCGCTATTCCTCAAGGAGCCGGAGGTCCTTCCGACCTACTGGTTCGCCAAGTCGCAGAACCGCGACGAAGCGGGCAGGGCGCGGGTGGTGTGCGACTACATTGCCGGCATGACCGACCGTTTCGCGATAGAAGAGCACCGCAAGCTGTTTCATCTCGACGTCTGGAACTAG
- a CDS encoding SPOR domain-containing protein — protein sequence MSDPHRGAYTPPTDAPLSFDARQPVRGARPLPMTLIISAVVLVTLVVGVALVYRGGIRDPNAPPPAVGTEVAEMKAPPPANSQPQDPAAGLQIYHSDEAQPSATFAAPPETPQPRPAVPLPTAPVQTAALPPAKPAAAPTIESLATDAVAPKPAPKPVQVAAATPPAPKPVAAAPAPAAAAPKPVATATGPASVQIGALSSPALADKAWTDAVRLAPGLAAGKGKKVEAVDKNGTTLYRTSVTGFPTREAAKAFCEAIAASGKSCFVK from the coding sequence ATGTCCGATCCGCACCGCGGGGCCTATACGCCGCCCACCGACGCGCCTCTGTCGTTCGACGCGCGGCAGCCCGTGCGCGGCGCCCGCCCGCTGCCCATGACCCTGATCATCAGCGCGGTTGTGCTGGTCACGCTGGTCGTCGGCGTGGCGCTGGTCTATCGCGGCGGCATCCGCGACCCGAACGCGCCGCCGCCCGCGGTCGGTACGGAAGTCGCCGAGATGAAGGCCCCGCCGCCGGCCAATAGCCAGCCGCAGGATCCGGCCGCCGGCCTGCAAATCTATCACAGCGACGAAGCGCAGCCGTCGGCGACCTTCGCCGCGCCGCCCGAGACGCCGCAGCCGCGCCCGGCCGTGCCGCTGCCGACCGCGCCCGTGCAGACTGCCGCGCTTCCGCCGGCGAAGCCCGCCGCCGCGCCGACCATCGAATCCCTGGCCACCGACGCCGTGGCCCCTAAGCCCGCGCCGAAGCCGGTTCAAGTGGCCGCCGCCACGCCGCCTGCGCCCAAGCCGGTCGCCGCCGCGCCGGCTCCGGCCGCCGCAGCGCCGAAGCCCGTCGCGACCGCCACGGGACCCGCCTCGGTGCAGATCGGCGCGCTGTCCTCGCCCGCCCTGGCCGACAAGGCCTGGACCGACGCCGTGCGCCTGGCCCCCGGCCTCGCCGCCGGCAAGGGCAAGAAGGTCGAGGCCGTCGACAAGAACGGAACCACGCTCTACCGCACCTCGGTCACCGGCTTCCCGACCCGTGAAGCGGCCAAGGCCTTCTGCGAGGCGATCGCCGCCTCGGGCAAGTCCTGCTTCGTCAAATGA
- the nagZ gene encoding beta-N-acetylhexosaminidase yields MSLLMGASSAAILGCAGTTLTAEEAAFFRDVKPWGFILFKRNIADPNQVRALTAALRETVGRPDAPILIDQEGGRVARLQPPHWRTYPPGRAYGELVANDPLVAREVTRLGARLIAHDLHALGINVDCVPVLDVPDPQGHEIIGDRAYGDTPEQVATLGRAAAEGLLAGGVLPIIKHIPGHGRAMADSHLELPVVKAKLAELDARDFAPFRVLSDIPMAMTAHVVYTAIDRKNPATTSKKVIKKIIRESMGFDGLLMSDDLSMKALSGDFKQRAKDSLSAGCDVVLHCNGDMAEMKAVMSGVGKMSKEARRRAQAVMSRLVKVPEPLDVAEARARFDAAFDGKYA; encoded by the coding sequence ATGAGCCTGCTGATGGGCGCCTCTTCCGCCGCCATCCTCGGTTGCGCCGGGACCACGCTGACGGCCGAGGAGGCCGCCTTCTTCAGGGACGTGAAGCCCTGGGGCTTCATCCTCTTCAAGCGCAACATCGCCGACCCGAACCAGGTGCGCGCCCTGACGGCCGCCCTGCGCGAGACGGTCGGGCGTCCCGACGCGCCGATCCTGATCGACCAGGAGGGCGGCCGCGTCGCTCGCCTGCAGCCGCCGCACTGGCGGACCTATCCGCCGGGCCGCGCCTATGGCGAGCTGGTCGCCAACGATCCGCTGGTCGCGCGTGAAGTCACCCGCCTCGGCGCCCGCCTGATCGCCCACGACCTGCATGCGCTGGGGATCAATGTCGACTGCGTGCCGGTGCTGGACGTGCCCGATCCGCAAGGCCACGAGATCATCGGCGACCGCGCCTATGGCGACACGCCCGAGCAGGTGGCGACGCTGGGTCGCGCCGCGGCCGAGGGGCTGCTGGCCGGCGGCGTCCTGCCGATCATCAAGCACATCCCCGGCCACGGCCGCGCCATGGCCGACAGCCACCTGGAGCTGCCGGTTGTGAAGGCCAAGCTGGCCGAGCTGGACGCCCGCGACTTCGCGCCGTTCCGGGTGTTGTCCGACATACCGATGGCGATGACCGCCCACGTTGTCTACACGGCCATCGACCGCAAGAACCCGGCGACGACCTCGAAGAAGGTCATCAAGAAAATCATCCGCGAATCCATGGGTTTCGACGGACTTCTGATGAGCGACGACCTGTCGATGAAGGCGCTGTCCGGCGACTTCAAGCAGCGCGCCAAGGACAGCCTGTCGGCCGGCTGCGACGTCGTCCTGCACTGCAACGGCGACATGGCCGAGATGAAGGCCGTGATGTCGGGCGTCGGCAAGATGTCCAAGGAGGCGCGCCGCCGGGCCCAGGCGGTCATGAGCCGCCTGGTCAAGGTTCCCGAGCCCCTCGACGTCGCCGAGGCCCGCGCCCGCTTCGACGCGGCGTTCGACGGAAAGTACGCTTGA
- a CDS encoding ScpA family protein → MSTGFQPTFDFEAANEAAEDGAALVIDIDGYEGPLHVLLALARSQKVDLLQLSITRLAEQYLSFVQQARRVRFALAADYLVMAAWLAYLKSRLLLPKPEQPKAEEPPAEEMAAQLAFRLAKLDVMRKAVEALKERPILGQDVFMRGDPEAVKIVSSTRLEGDLYGLMSAYIEQRKREHSRHYAPRPPTAYPLEDARDRLRSLLPKMEDWTVLSSVAPIEQALEEDDGPTPASYLASTLSASLELVKEGVLEARQLEHFQDIYLRTRSEPLQIAE, encoded by the coding sequence TTGAGCACGGGCTTTCAGCCCACATTCGACTTCGAGGCCGCCAACGAGGCGGCCGAAGACGGCGCCGCGCTCGTCATCGACATCGACGGCTACGAAGGTCCGCTGCACGTGCTGCTGGCGCTGGCCCGCAGTCAGAAGGTCGACCTGTTGCAGCTGTCGATCACCCGCTTGGCCGAGCAGTACCTGTCGTTCGTCCAGCAGGCCCGCCGCGTGCGCTTCGCCCTGGCGGCCGACTATCTCGTGATGGCGGCCTGGCTGGCCTACCTCAAGTCCCGCCTGCTGCTGCCCAAGCCCGAGCAGCCCAAGGCCGAGGAGCCGCCGGCCGAGGAGATGGCCGCGCAGCTGGCCTTCCGCCTGGCCAAGCTGGACGTCATGCGCAAGGCCGTCGAGGCGCTGAAGGAGCGGCCGATCCTGGGCCAGGACGTCTTCATGCGCGGCGATCCGGAAGCCGTGAAGATCGTGTCCTCGACGCGGCTGGAGGGCGACCTCTACGGCCTGATGAGCGCCTATATCGAGCAGCGCAAGCGCGAGCACAGCCGCCACTACGCGCCGCGTCCGCCAACCGCCTATCCGCTGGAAGACGCCCGCGACCGCCTGCGTAGCTTGTTGCCCAAGATGGAGGACTGGACGGTCCTGTCCTCGGTCGCGCCGATCGAGCAGGCGCTGGAGGAGGACGACGGGCCGACGCCCGCCTCGTACCTGGCCTCCACGCTCTCGGCCTCGCTGGAGCTGGTCAAGGAAGGCGTGCTGGAGGCTCGCCAGCTCGAGCATTTCCAGGACATCTACTTGCGCACGCGGTCGGAGCCGCTGCAAATCGCCGAATGA
- the scpB gene encoding SMC-Scp complex subunit ScpB, with protein MTTELDPLFVERCIEALLFAAAEPLSDVDLAKRLPEGADIAAGIASLRVRYAGRGIELVEVAGRWRYQTANDLAFLMTEEREEPRRLSKAAQETLAIVAYHQPVTRAEIEAVRGVQASRGTLDVLLELGLIRMRGRRRTPGRPVTFGTTDAFLEHYGLASLADLPGMAEMKAAGLLEMNLPPGFTVPDPLGLRPAGDEEDPLELDDGETPEFAQDFLGEPEKADG; from the coding sequence ATGACCACAGAGCTGGACCCTCTATTCGTCGAGCGCTGCATCGAGGCCCTGCTGTTCGCGGCGGCCGAGCCGCTGAGCGACGTCGACCTGGCCAAGCGCCTGCCCGAGGGCGCGGACATCGCCGCCGGGATCGCCAGCCTGCGCGTGCGCTACGCGGGCAGGGGGATCGAGCTGGTCGAGGTGGCCGGGCGCTGGCGCTATCAGACGGCCAACGACCTTGCTTTCCTGATGACCGAGGAGCGCGAGGAGCCGCGCCGCCTGTCCAAGGCCGCCCAGGAAACCCTGGCGATCGTCGCCTACCACCAGCCGGTCACCCGCGCCGAGATCGAAGCGGTGCGAGGCGTCCAGGCCAGCCGGGGCACGCTGGACGTCCTTCTGGAGTTGGGCCTGATCCGGATGCGCGGCCGGCGTCGGACGCCCGGCCGTCCGGTGACCTTCGGCACCACCGACGCCTTCCTGGAGCATTACGGTCTGGCCTCGCTGGCCGACCTGCCGGGGATGGCCGAGATGAAGGCCGCGGGCCTTCTGGAGATGAACCTGCCGCCCGGCTTCACCGTGCCGGATCCTCTGGGCCTGCGCCCGGCGGGCGACGAGGAGGATCCGCTGGAGCTGGACGACGGCGAGACGCCCGAATTCGCTCAGGATTTCCTGGGTGAGCCGGAAAAGGCCGACGGCTGA
- the tatA gene encoding twin-arginine translocase TatA/TatE family subunit codes for MGSLGPIHWIIVAVVVLLLFGGRGKLSGIMGDAAKGIRAFKDGLKDDTSSEVADNKAKGALPRTEAEAEELRKS; via the coding sequence ATGGGAAGTCTCGGTCCTATCCACTGGATCATCGTCGCCGTCGTCGTGCTGCTGCTGTTCGGCGGCCGCGGCAAGCTGTCGGGCATCATGGGCGACGCGGCCAAGGGCATCCGGGCGTTCAAGGATGGCCTGAAGGACGACACCAGCAGCGAAGTCGCCGACAACAAGGCCAAGGGCGCCCTGCCGCGCACCGAAGCCGAGGCGGAAGAGCTTCGCAAGTCGTAA
- the tatB gene encoding Sec-independent protein translocase protein TatB, which yields MLPDIGGTELLVIAAVALIVVGPKDLPALLRKLGQFVGRMRGMASEFRASFDEMARQSELDELRREVQAMRSGQFSSPVQAAADAVKEAGADQVFAEIDASLSSGATQMHPYAGAQTHDLAPATDNSILPPPAAEPTTESVEKPKRAPRKKAVVEPTIVETAKTPRKRAANKDISVESPKTASAPRKRAAKAGGSKASDIVS from the coding sequence ATGCTTCCTGATATCGGCGGCACAGAACTTCTCGTCATCGCCGCCGTCGCCCTGATCGTGGTCGGTCCCAAGGACCTGCCCGCGCTGCTGCGAAAGCTGGGTCAGTTCGTTGGCCGGATGCGCGGCATGGCCTCGGAGTTCCGGGCGAGCTTCGACGAGATGGCGCGCCAGTCCGAGCTGGACGAGCTGCGTCGCGAGGTGCAGGCCATGCGCTCCGGCCAGTTCTCCAGCCCTGTCCAGGCCGCCGCCGACGCGGTGAAGGAGGCCGGCGCCGACCAGGTCTTCGCCGAGATCGACGCCTCGCTGAGCAGCGGCGCGACGCAGATGCATCCCTATGCGGGGGCGCAGACCCACGATTTGGCGCCGGCGACCGACAATTCCATCCTACCGCCGCCGGCCGCCGAGCCAACCACCGAGAGCGTCGAGAAGCCCAAGCGCGCGCCCCGCAAGAAGGCCGTCGTCGAGCCGACGATCGTCGAGACCGCGAAGACCCCGCGCAAGCGCGCGGCCAACAAGGACATCTCCGTGGAGTCGCCGAAGACCGCTTCCGCGCCGCGTAAGCGCGCCGCCAAGGCCGGCGGCTCCAAAGCTTCGGACATCGTCTCGTGA
- the tatC gene encoding twin-arginine translocase subunit TatC — protein MNDKAIGYDHEDEIEASRAPLLDHLIELRMRLIICVASIAVAFGVCFAFVKPIFLFLVRPFTVAEGLKAVQDAGGHHGSFDLLLALVGLKTVPASAMAGITLQATAPLEQFFTNIKLSAFGAIILAFPVIAWQLYRFVAPGLYKKERNAFLPFLIASPVLFLMGSALVYYVMLPFVLWFSLSQQIVGDGVKVVLQTRVSEYLTLVTTLLLAFGLSFQLPVVLSLAGLAGLVNSKMLRAGRRYAIVAVFVVAAIVTPPDPISQITLAVPLCLLYEISIWCVWLIERRRKREDEEAGLTD, from the coding sequence GTGAACGACAAAGCTATCGGATACGACCACGAGGACGAGATCGAGGCCTCGCGCGCGCCTCTGCTGGATCACCTGATCGAGCTGCGCATGCGGCTGATCATCTGCGTGGCCTCGATCGCCGTGGCGTTCGGCGTCTGCTTCGCCTTCGTCAAACCGATCTTCCTGTTCCTGGTCCGGCCATTTACCGTGGCCGAGGGGCTGAAGGCCGTGCAAGACGCCGGCGGCCATCATGGCTCGTTCGATCTTCTGCTGGCGCTCGTCGGCCTGAAGACCGTGCCGGCCAGCGCCATGGCCGGCATCACCCTGCAGGCGACCGCGCCGCTGGAGCAGTTCTTCACCAACATCAAGCTGTCGGCGTTCGGGGCCATCATCCTGGCGTTTCCGGTCATCGCCTGGCAGCTCTACCGCTTCGTCGCGCCGGGGCTCTACAAGAAAGAGCGCAACGCGTTCCTGCCGTTCCTGATCGCCTCGCCGGTGCTGTTCCTGATGGGCTCGGCGCTGGTCTACTATGTGATGCTGCCGTTCGTGCTGTGGTTCTCGCTGAGCCAGCAGATCGTCGGCGATGGCGTGAAGGTGGTGCTGCAGACCCGGGTTTCTGAATATCTGACCCTGGTCACGACCCTGCTGCTGGCCTTTGGCCTGAGCTTCCAGTTGCCGGTGGTGCTGTCGCTGGCGGGCCTGGCCGGACTGGTCAATTCCAAGATGCTGAGGGCCGGCCGCCGTTACGCGATCGTCGCGGTCTTCGTCGTGGCCGCCATCGTCACGCCGCCCGATCCCATCAGCCAGATCACCTTGGCGGTGCCGCTGTGCCTGCTCTACGAGATCTCGATCTGGTGCGTGTGGCTGATCGAGCGTCGCCGCAAGCGCGAGGACGAAGAGGCGGGGCTGACGGACTAG
- the serS gene encoding serine--tRNA ligase yields MHDIKAIRDNPEAFDRHWSAKGRSGAAAEAVKLDAQLRAAQTALQEAQAKRNESSKLIGMAKAKKDEAEAQRLMAEVETLKGVMATAAEEEALVGGKLKDLLASLPNIPAPEVPVGEDEAGNVEQRRWGDAAKLPAGKLNKPKDHVDLGAALGGMDFEAAARMSGARFVVLKKEVARLERAIGQFMLDLQTVEHGYTEVSPPLLVRDEALFGTGQLPKFAEDLFHTTDERWLIPTAEVSLTNIVREQLVAEEELPMRLTALTPSFRAEAGSAGRDTRGMIRQHQFYKVELVSITTPDQSEAEHQRMVECAETVLKKLELPFRTMLLCTGDMGFGARKTYDLEVWLPSQDMYREISSCSNCGDFQARRMEARYRKTGEKGGHFVHTLNGSGLAVGRTLVAVLENYQDEGGRIHIPAVLQPYMGGVTHIGGAA; encoded by the coding sequence ATGCACGACATCAAGGCCATCCGCGACAACCCAGAAGCCTTCGATCGACACTGGTCGGCGAAAGGGCGTTCAGGCGCGGCCGCCGAGGCCGTGAAGCTCGATGCGCAGCTGCGCGCCGCCCAGACCGCCCTGCAGGAAGCCCAGGCCAAGCGCAACGAGAGCTCCAAGCTGATCGGCATGGCCAAGGCCAAGAAGGACGAGGCCGAAGCCCAGCGCCTGATGGCCGAGGTCGAGACGCTGAAGGGCGTCATGGCGACGGCTGCTGAAGAAGAGGCCCTTGTCGGCGGCAAGCTGAAGGACCTGCTGGCCTCGCTGCCCAACATCCCCGCGCCCGAGGTCCCGGTCGGCGAGGACGAGGCGGGCAATGTCGAGCAGCGCCGCTGGGGCGACGCCGCCAAGCTGCCGGCCGGCAAGCTGAACAAGCCCAAGGACCACGTCGACCTGGGCGCGGCGCTGGGCGGCATGGACTTCGAGGCCGCCGCCCGCATGAGCGGCGCGCGCTTCGTCGTCCTGAAGAAGGAGGTCGCCCGCCTGGAGCGCGCGATCGGCCAGTTCATGCTGGACCTGCAGACGGTCGAACACGGCTACACCGAGGTCAGCCCGCCGCTGCTGGTGCGCGACGAGGCGTTGTTCGGAACGGGGCAGTTGCCGAAGTTCGCCGAGGATCTGTTCCACACCACCGACGAGCGCTGGCTGATCCCCACCGCCGAGGTGTCGCTGACCAATATCGTCCGGGAGCAGCTCGTCGCCGAGGAAGAGCTGCCGATGCGCCTGACGGCCCTGACGCCGTCGTTCCGCGCCGAGGCCGGCTCGGCCGGCCGCGACACGCGCGGCATGATCCGCCAGCACCAGTTCTACAAGGTCGAGCTGGTTTCGATCACCACGCCCGACCAGTCCGAGGCCGAGCACCAGCGCATGGTCGAGTGCGCCGAGACCGTGCTGAAGAAGCTGGAGCTGCCGTTCCGCACCATGCTGCTCTGCACGGGCGACATGGGCTTTGGCGCGCGCAAGACCTACGACCTCGAGGTCTGGCTGCCGTCGCAGGACATGTACCGCGAGATCAGCTCTTGCTCGAACTGCGGCGACTTCCAGGCCCGCCGCATGGAGGCCCGCTATCGCAAGACCGGCGAGAAGGGCGGCCACTTCGTCCACACCCTGAACGGCTCGGGCCTGGCCGTGGGTCGCACCCTGGTGGCGGTGCTCGAGAACTATCAGGACGAGGGCGGCCGCATCCATATCCCGGCCGTGCTGCAGCCCTATATGGGCGGCGTCACGCACATCGGGGGCGCGGCGTGA
- the surE gene encoding 5'/3'-nucleotidase SurE, whose amino-acid sequence MRILLTNDDGINAPGLKALETIARALSDDVWICAPEYEQSGASRALTLSDPIRVRKLDARRFAVEGTPTDCVMMAVQQLIDGPAPDLVLSGVNRGQNLAEDVTLSGTVAGAIEGMAHGIRSIALSQTMNFFHDEVVAHWETAEHFGPGVVQRLLEVGWPSDVVMNVNFPALPIEKVTAVEVTRQGFRDGLLRNMEKRTDLRGRDYYWMGFSAKASEPAEGTDLKAIYEGKISVTPLHIDLTHHESVHKLKSVLGGAPPKLKVAE is encoded by the coding sequence GTGAGGATCCTCCTCACCAACGACGACGGCATCAACGCGCCGGGCCTGAAGGCGCTGGAGACGATCGCGCGGGCCCTGAGCGACGACGTCTGGATCTGCGCGCCGGAGTACGAACAGTCGGGCGCCAGCCGCGCCCTGACCTTGTCGGACCCGATCCGCGTGCGAAAGCTGGACGCGCGCCGCTTCGCGGTCGAGGGCACGCCCACCGACTGCGTGATGATGGCCGTTCAGCAACTGATCGACGGGCCCGCGCCGGACCTGGTGCTGTCGGGCGTCAATCGCGGTCAAAACCTGGCCGAGGACGTCACCCTGTCGGGCACGGTGGCCGGCGCGATCGAGGGCATGGCCCACGGCATCCGCTCGATCGCCCTGTCGCAGACCATGAACTTCTTCCATGACGAAGTCGTCGCCCACTGGGAGACGGCCGAGCACTTCGGGCCGGGCGTCGTCCAGCGCCTGCTGGAGGTGGGCTGGCCCTCCGACGTGGTCATGAACGTCAACTTCCCCGCCCTTCCGATCGAGAAGGTGACGGCGGTCGAGGTGACCCGCCAGGGCTTCCGTGACGGTCTGCTGCGCAACATGGAAAAGCGCACCGACCTGCGTGGCCGCGACTACTACTGGATGGGCTTCTCGGCCAAGGCCTCCGAGCCCGCCGAGGGCACCGACCTCAAGGCCATCTACGAGGGCAAGATCTCGGTCACGCCCTTGCACATCGACCTGACCCACCACGAGAGCGTCCACAAGCTGAAGAGCGTGCTCGGCGGGGCGCCGCCCAAGCTCAAGGTGGCGGAATGA
- a CDS encoding protein-L-isoaspartate(D-aspartate) O-methyltransferase — MSGRTTKAAENAKADLPRLMQALRDQGVTDPQVLKAIETTPRDLFTPDLFKDRSWEDSALPIACGQTISQPFIVGLMTQALTVEPRARVLEIGTGSGYQTTILSKVSRLVYTIERYRTLMKEAEGRFQKLGLTNVITKFGDGGEGWAEQAPFDRIMVTAAAEDDPKRLLSQLKPNGVLVAPVGKGPVQSLRRYAGDGKGGFRVEILCDVRFVPLLAGVAKDQ; from the coding sequence ATGAGCGGACGGACGACCAAGGCGGCCGAAAACGCCAAGGCCGACCTGCCGCGCCTGATGCAGGCCCTGCGCGACCAGGGGGTCACCGATCCCCAGGTGCTGAAGGCCATCGAGACGACGCCGCGCGACCTCTTCACGCCGGACCTGTTCAAGGACCGCTCGTGGGAGGACTCGGCCTTGCCGATCGCCTGCGGCCAGACGATCAGCCAGCCGTTCATCGTCGGCCTGATGACCCAGGCCCTGACGGTCGAGCCCCGCGCCCGCGTGCTGGAGATCGGCACCGGCTCGGGCTACCAGACCACGATCCTCAGCAAGGTCTCGCGTCTCGTCTATACGATCGAGCGCTACCGGACCCTGATGAAGGAGGCCGAAGGACGCTTCCAGAAGCTTGGCCTGACCAACGTCATCACCAAGTTCGGCGATGGCGGCGAGGGATGGGCCGAACAGGCGCCGTTCGACCGCATTATGGTCACGGCTGCGGCCGAAGATGATCCCAAGAGGCTGCTTTCGCAGCTCAAGCCCAACGGCGTGCTGGTCGCGCCGGTGGGGAAGGGGCCAGTCCAGAGCCTTCGCCGCTACGCCGGCGACGGCAAGGGGGGCTTCCGGGTCGAAATCCTTTGCGACGTGCGGTTCGTGCCGCTGCTGGCCGGCGTCGCCAAGGACCAATGA